The Xenopus tropicalis strain Nigerian chromosome 2, UCB_Xtro_10.0, whole genome shotgun sequence genome window below encodes:
- the LOC116408622 gene encoding vomeronasal type-2 receptor 26-like codes for MSFLYNYRASWRFRRHLTAFLFAVNEINENPDLLPNITLGFQIHDTCYSESLSIESALRILSGTKYMVPNYNCHKRGGLAAIVGHLLSSPSLSISSIISNYRIPQISYGAMDPSFSDREQFPSFFRTVPNQLSHHQAIIELLKHFGWVWVGIVASADESNAKSSSLLREQLISHGICVEFHEIFSVDKEETVNEQETKRTNVLIKKSTATVIILYCNIEYFDQLMIGEHWEEIKGKVFVTSVTLTLILKNAFHVKTLYPLNGSLLFVVRRGNIHGMKDLMDYVPRRAIRHIEEMLFSLPKDEEGNPLNKSNSEPFRLTYSVYTAVYAVAHAFHDMVSKARTQPGFLSTGQWLRLFHPWQMIPHLNKVQFQTQSDGDFSFSDEGEMPGEFDILNCIVSPDGEVRMVEVGSYRSHPAQFQIKDSAIGWGSPYTEAPRSVCSSSCLPGSRKAKREGQPLCCYDCVPCEEGEVSNQTDMDYCMKCPEDQWPNKRRDRCLQRLVEFLSYQDPLGAGLGGASIGLSACAITILGVFIKFRATPVVRANNTNISYTLLVSLCLSFLSCLLFIGQPKPLACMVRQAAFGLAFSIAESSILAKAITVAVAFRATSPDSQLRRWVGPRLPIYIVIGCSVGQAVICLAWMVLSPPFPDYDIQSEKGKMILICNEGSAVLLYVEISYLGVLALLSFTVAFLVRNLPDRFNEAKYITFSMLVFLSVWVSFIPSYLSTKGKYMVAVEIFAILGSSTGLLACIFIPKMCLILLKRGLSSKVHVTGMDNK; via the exons ATGAGTTTCCTGTATAATTACAGGGCATCCTGGAGGTTCAGGCGCCACCTGACAgcatttttatttgctgttaaTGAAATCAATGAAAATCCCGACCTTTTGCCAAATATCACTCTGGGCTTCCAGATCCATGATACTTGTTATTCTGAGAGCCTGAGTATCGAGAGTGCCCTGAGAATCCTATCAGGAACCAAATATATGGTCCCCAATTATAACTGTCACAAGAGGGGAGGGTTGGCTGCCATTGTTGGGCATCTTCTGTCTTCTCCGTCTCTAAGTATCAGCAGTATAATCAGTAACTACAGAATCCCACAG ATCAGCTATGGGGCGATGGACCCTTCCTTTTCTGACAGGGAGCAGTTTCCCTCTTTCTTCCGTACGGTTCCCAACCAGCTGTCCCACCACCAGGCCATCATAGAGCTCCTCAAGCACTTCGGCTGGGTTTGGGTTGGCATTGTGGCTTCTGCTGATGAGAGCAATGCCAAGTCCAGTAGCCTTCTGAGGGAGCAGCTCATCAGCCATGGGATTTGTGTGGAGTTTCATGAAATTTTTTCAGTAGATAAAGAGGAAACAGTAAATGAACAGGAAACCAAACGCACAAATGTTCTCATCAAGAAATCAACTGCAACTGTGATCATTTTATACTGCAACATCGAATACTTCGACCAGTTAATGATTGGTGAGCACTGGGAGGAAATAAAAGGAAAAGTCTTTGTTACTTCTGTTACTCTGacacttattttaaaaaatgcatttcatgTAAAAACTCTTTATCCGCTCAACGGCTCCCTGCTGTTTGTAGTGAGAAGAGGAAACATTCATGGTATGAAAGATCTCATGGATTATGTTCCTAGAAGGGCAATCAGGCACATAGAGGAAATGTTATTTTCTCTTCCCAAAGATGAAGAAGGAAATCCTTTAAACAAAAGCAATTCCGAGCCCTTCCGTCTCACCTACAGCGTCTATACAGCCGTGTATGCCGTGGCGCACGCGTTCCATGATATGGTCTCCAAGGCACGGACACAACCAGGGTTCCTTTCCACTGGGCAATGGCTCCGACTTTTCCACCCTTGGCAG ATGATCCCCCATCTAAATAAAGTACAATTTCAAACACAGAGCGATGGGGACTTTTCCTTCTCTGACGAAGGGGAAATGCCCGGAGAGTTCGATATCCTAAACTGCATTGTGTCCCCAGATGGGGAGGTCCGAATGGTAGAAGTTGGCAGCTACAGGTCTCATCCGGCCCAGTTCCAGATTAAAGATAGCGCCATAGGGTGGGGGAGCCCATATACAGAG GCTCCCCGCTCTGTGTGCAGTAGCAGCTGCCTCCCTGGCTCCAGGAAAGCCAAACGGGAAGGACAACCCCTCTGTTGCTATGATTGTGTTCCTTGTGAGGAGGGAGAAGTCTCTAATCAAACTG ATATGGACTATTGTATGAAATGCCCAGAGGACCAGTGGCCCAATAAGAGAAGGGATAGGTGCCTCCAAAGGTTGGTGGAATTCCTCTCCTACCAAGACCCACTGGGTGCAGGTTTGGGTGGGGCCTCCATTGGCCTTTCTGCTTGTGCAATAACAATACTGGGAGTTTTCATTAAATTCCGTGCAACGCCTGTTGTTAGAgccaataatacaaatataagctACACCCTCCtggtgtctctctgtctctcgtTCCTCTCGTGCCTGCTCTTTATAGGCCAACCTAAACCTCTCGCGTGCATGGTCAGacaagctgcctttgggttggcttTCTCCATTGCTGAATCCTCTATACTCGCTAAAGCCATCACAGTTGCCGTTGCCTTCAGAGCTACATCCCCGGACAGCCAGCTGAGAAGGTGGGTTGGACCCAGACTGCCCATCTATATAGTCATTGGCTGCTCGGTGGGACAGGCAGTCATTTGCTTAGCATGGATGGTCCTCTCTCCACCATTCCCAGACTACGACATCCAATCAGAGAAAGGAAAGATGATCCTTATCTGCAATGAGGGATCAGCTGTTCTGCTTTATGTGGAGATTTCCTACCTGGGGGTTTTGGCTCTGTTGAGCTTCACTGTTGCGTTTCTTGTGAGGAACTTACCCGACCGCTTCAATGAGGCCAaatacatcactttcagcatgttgGTGTTCCTCAGCGTCTGGGTCTCTTTCATCCCCTCCTACCTGAGCACCAAAGGAAAATACATGGTGGccgtggagatatttgccatcctgGGTTCCAGCACAGGGTTACTGGCTTGTATATTTATACCCAAAATGTGTCTTATTCTACTGAAGAGAGGCCTCAGCTCTAAAGTACATGTCACGGGCATGGATAATAAATAA